In Eucalyptus grandis isolate ANBG69807.140 chromosome 4, ASM1654582v1, whole genome shotgun sequence, the following proteins share a genomic window:
- the LOC104441119 gene encoding G-type lectin S-receptor-like serine/threonine-protein kinase At1g11330 produces MIFLGKARLVFLSLVSHYVIKFCTGGDVITATEYIQDPASITSSGGLYSMGFFSPNGSANRYVGIWYNKVPTSNVLWVANRENPIFDSSGVVKISGDGNLVVMNGKRESVWSSNVSNSVTDAKAQLSDSGNLVLLKQTSNSSANDSETLWDSFQHMTDSFLQKMKLTTNSRTNETQALTSWKSPSDPSIGSFSASLDLHNIPELFIRNGSSLYWRSGPWNGNIFIGVPKMQSVYINGFTLVDDHEGTVYLTYSFAEASYLSYLLLKSNGDLVQPYLDRNSSSWGIVWSSRVSDCDVYGQCGPFGICNAKNSPICSCLRGFEPKNFEEWGRGNWSGGCIRKSLLQCNGTANGSSTASKKDGFLKLEMMKVPNSGIFYSTLESDCPGNCSINCSCVAYAFDPGVGCMFWIQDLIDLQKFSVGGTTLYVRLAHSELDEKGHLREIIATTVSIGTLIVIITIWFATRKVKKRALKESKEKHLSSGEAPSVVMLGENLSRVEFQEFVKYKIEELAAATGNFGEANKLGRGGFGPVYKGRLPNGQEIAVKRLSRASGQGQQEFINEMVVICKVQHRNLVRLLGCCVEGDEKMLIYEFMPNKSLDTFLFDPLKRVHLDWRTRFNIVDGICRGLLYLHRDSRLRIIHRDLKAGNILLDEELNPKISDFGMARIFGGNENQANTRRVVGTYGYMAPEYAMDGRFSEKSDVFSFGILILEIISGRRNTSFHDEDQCLSLLGLAWKLWNEDNVLALVDPNIPAECFEVQLLRCINVGLLCTQERAKDRPSISTVISMINSEVDLPRPKKPAFTPRKITQDTDSSGQSQKTCSANDVTLSVLQGR; encoded by the exons ATGATATTTCTGGGAAAAGCAAGATTGGTCTTTCTTTCTCTAGTGTCTCATTATGTTATAAAATTTTGCACTGGAGGAGATGTCATCACTGCAACAGAGTATATCCAAGACCCTGCAAGTATAACATCAAGTGGAGGTCTCTACAGTATGGGATTCTTTAGCCCTAATGGTTCTGCAAATCGCTATGTAGGGATTTGGTACAATAAGGTTCCTACATCTAATGTTCTCTGGGTAGCGAACAGGGAGAATCCAATTTTTGACTCTTCTGGTGTTGTGAAGATATCCGGTGATGGTAATCTTGTGGTCATGAATGGAAAGAGGGAATCAGTTTGGTCATCAAATGTTTCCAACTCTGTAACCGATGCAAAAGCTCAGTTGTCAGATTCTGGGAATCTGGTCTTGCTCAAACAGACCTCTAACTCTAGTGCAAATGATTCAGAGACTCTCTGGGACAGTTTCCAGCACATGACCGATTCATTCTTACAGAAAATGAAGCTGACTACCAACTCAAGAACAAATGAGACGCAGGCATTAACGTCTTGGAAAAGCCCTTCTGATCCATCAATTGGAAGCTTCTCAGCGAGTCTTGATCTGCATAACATTCCTGAACTTTTCATTCGGAATGGCAGTTCTCTGTATTGGCGAAGTGGTCCATGGAATGGTAATATATTCATTGGAGTACCGAAGATGCAATCAGTCTATATTAATGGGTTTACCCTGGTGGATGATCACGAAGGAACAGTCTATCTGACTTACAGTTTTGCTGAGGCATCTTACTTGTCATATTTGTTATTGAAATCAAATGGGGATTTGGTGCAACCATACTTGGATCGGAATAGCAGTTCCTGGGGGATTGTTTGGTCATCTCGGGTGAGTGATTGTGATGTCTACGGCCAGTGTGGACCGTTCGGAATCTGCAATGCCAAGAATTCACCAATTTGTAGCTGTTTGAGAGGCTTTGAGCCAAAAAACTTCGAGGAATGGGGCAGAGGAAATTGGTCCGGTGGATGCATTCGGAAGTCATTGCTGCAGTGCAATGGAACTGCAAATGGTAGCAGTACAGCCAGCAAAAAGGATGGATTTTTAAAGCTGGAAATGATGAAAGTGCCAAATTCgggaattttttattctacaCTGGAAAGTGATTGCCCAGGAAATTGCTCAATTAATTGTTCATGTGTAGCATATGCATTTGACCCTGGTGTTGGCTGCATGTTCTGGATACAAGACCTAATTGACCTACAGAAGTTCTCCGTTGGAGGAACAACTCTTTACGTTCGGCTGGCCCACTCAGAACTCG ATGAAAAGGGACATCTGAGAGAAATCATAGCAACTACAGTCAGCATAGGAACACTCATTGTTATCATCACAATATGGTTTGCCACAAGGAAGGTGAAAAAACGAG CATTAAAGGAAAGTAAGGAAAAACATTTGTCCAGTGGAGAAGCCCCTTCAGTTGTAATGCTTGGAGAGAACTTGAGCAGAGTCGAGTTCCAGGAGtttgtaaaatataaaattgaagaattggctgCCGCAACAGGAAACTTTGGTGAGGCCAATAAGCTTGGGCGGGGTGGTTTCGGGCCAGTATATAAG GGGAGACTGCCAAACGGTCAGGAAATAGCAGTCAAGAGGCTATCGAGAGCCTCAGGACAAGGACAGCAGGAATTTATTAACGAAATGGTGGTCATTTGTAAGGTCCAACATCGAAATCTCGTGAGACTGCTTGGATGCTGTGTTGAAGGAGATGAGAAAATGTTAATCTATGAATTCATGCCAAACAAGAGCCTAGACACATTtctttttg ATCCACTAAAACGAGTACATTTGGATTGGAGAACACGGTTCAACATTGTTGATGGAATTTGTCGAGGTTTGCTTTATCTTCATAGGGATTCTAGACTAAGGATTATACATAGAGATTTGAAGGCAGGCAATATCTTGCTGGATGAAGAGCTCAATCCAAAAATTTCCGACTTTGGAATGGCTCGGATATTTGGAGGAAATGAAAATCAAGCTAATACACGAAGAGTTGTGGGAACCTA TGGCTACATGGCTCCTGAATACGCAATGGATGGGCGattttcagaaaaatcagaTGTCTTTAGCTTCGGCATATTAATACTGGAGATCATAAGTGGGAGACGGAACACGAGTTTTCATGATGAAGATCAATGCTTGAGCCTTCTAGGATTG GCATGGAAGTTATGGAATGAAGACAATGTTCTAGCACTAGTGGACCCAAACATACCTGCTGAATGCTTTGAGGTTCAGCTTTTAAGGTGCATAAATGTGGGGCTTCTCTGTACGCAAGAAAGGGCAAAAGATAGGCCTTCCATATCAACTGTTATTTCAATGATCAACAGTGAAGTGGATCTTCCTCGTCCAAAGAAACCTGCATTCACCCCGAGGAAAATAACCCAAGACACAGATTCCTCTGGACAAAGCCAAAAGACATGTTCTGCCAACGATGTTACTCTTAGTGTTCTTCAAGGCAGATGA
- the LOC104442703 gene encoding G-type lectin S-receptor-like serine/threonine-protein kinase At1g11330 — MILLRKVRVFSLFILSHYAVKFCIGGDIITASEYIQDPGSIISSGGLYKLGFFSPNGTTNRYVGIWHNKIPALNVFWVANREKPVLDSSGVMTISNDGNLVILNGKKEVLWSSNVSTSGANAKAHLLDTGNLILQKQSSNMSTNDTTAWESFQTMCDTFIAKMKLSTNLRTNEKQVLTSWKSPSDPSIGSFSISLEPLNIPEVFLWNGTTLYWRSGPWNGKVFIGIPEMESVYLDGFTLVDDKEGYVYLTYNFAEVSYFSYFFVRSNGELLQPFWDEKYKKWRIDWSTQASYCDVYGKCGPFGYCDAKKSPICSCLRGYEPKKVEEWSRGNWSSGCIQKSLLQCARLKNGSTKAGKIDGFVKLENVKVPNYAIWSSPLEDKCQEQCLSNCSCAAYAYDAGVGCMYWSGDLIDVRKFSYAGTTLYVRVAHTELEGKRDLRAIIATAVVVATVIFSIGTFFAWQKSKKRGGKDGEQFSKASSENMLGGSLSKVNLQELVLYKLEELAAATSNFSDANKLGEGGFGAVYRGRLLNGKEIAVKRLSGASGQGLREFINEMEVISKVQHRNLVRLLGCCAEQDEKLLIYEFMPNKGLDAFLFDPLKREQLDWRRRFNIIDGICRGLLYLHRDSRLRIIHRDLKTSNILLDEELNPRISDFGTARIFGGKEDQADTLRVIGTYGYMAPEYAMEGRFSEKSDVFSFGVVLLEIVSGRQNNSFNEEDQSLSLLGLAWKYWEEDNVLALVDPKISVGCSEIEIIRCINVGLLCTQELATNRPTISTVISMISNEIVGLPRPNKPAFTERQTTTDTGSSRQSQKKYSANNVTITALEGR, encoded by the exons ATGATTCTTCTAAGAAAAGTAAGAgtattctctctctttattttgtctcaTTATGCTGTGAAATTTTGCATTGGGGGAGATATCATTACAGCATCTGAGTACATCCAAGACCCTGGAAGTATCATATCAAGCGGAGGTCTCTACAAACTGGGATTCTTTAGCCCCAATGGTACCACCAATCGGTATGTTGGAATTTGGCATAACAAGATTCCTGCGCTTAACGTCTTTTGGGTTGCAAACAGGGAGAAGCCTGTTCTAGATTCTTCTGGTGTCATGACCATATCCAATGATGGTAATCTCGTGATATTGAATGGAAAGAAGGAAGTACTTTGGTCATCAAACGTTTCCACCTCTGGAGCTAATGCAAAAGCCCATTTATTAGATACTGGAAATCTTATCTTGCAAAAACAAAGCTCTAATATGAGCACAAATGATACAACGGCATGGGAAAGTTTCCAGACCATGTGTGATACATTCATCGCGAAAATGAAGCTTAGCACCAACTTGAGAACAAATGAGAAGCAGGTACTCACATCTTGGAAAAGCCCTTCTGACCCATCGATTGGAAGTTTTTCAATTAGTCTTGAACCACTAAATATTCCTGAAGTTTTCCTTTGGAACGGCACTACTCTATATTGGCGGAGTGGTCCTTGGAATGGTAAGGTTTTCATTGGAATTCCCGAGATGGAATCAGTCTATCTTGATGGATTTACCTTAGTGGATGATAAAGAAGGATATGTCTATCTGACTTACAATTTTGCAGAGGTGTCTTATTTTTCATACTTTTTTGTGAGGTCAAACGGGGAGTTGTTGCAGCCATTCTGGGATGAAAAATATAAGAAGTGGCGGATCGATTGGTCAACCCAGGCATCTTATTGTGATGTTTATGGCAAGTGTGGTCCATTTGGATACTGTGATGCCAAGAAATCACCAATTTGCAGCTGCTTGAGAGGCTATGAGCCAAAAAAAGTTGAAGAATGGAGCAGAGGGAATTGGTCCAGCGGATGCATCCAGAAGTCATTGCTGCAATGCGCTAGGTTGAAAAATGGTAGTACTAAAGCGGGAAAAATTGATGGATTTGTAAAGCTTGAGAATGTGAAAGTGCCGAATTATGCAATCTGGTCATCTCCTTTGGAAGACAAGTGCCAAGAGCAGTGCCTCAGTAATTGTTCGTGCGCAGCATATGCTTATGATGCCGGCGTTGGTTGCATGTACTGGAGTGGAGACCTAATCGACGTACGGAAGTTCTCCTATGCAGGAACAACTCTTTATGTTCGAGTGGCCCATACAGAACTTG aaggaaaaagagatcTGAGAGCAATTATAGCGACTGCAGTTGTTGTGGCAACTGTAATTTTCAGTATTGGTACTTTCTTCGCCTGGCAGAAGTCGAAAAAACGAGGTGGTAAAGACGGAGAACAATTTTCAAAGGCTTCTAGTGAGAACATGCTCGGAGGGAGCTTGAGCAAAGTTAATCTCCAGGAGCTTGTGCTATATAAATTGGAAGAGCTGGCCGCAGCAACAAGCAACTTTAGTGATGCAAACAAGCTCGGGGAGGGTGGTTTTGGGGCAGTATATAGG GGGAGATTGCtaaatggaaaagaaatagCAGTCAAAAGACTATCAGGGGCCTCTGGACAAGGATTGCGGGAATTTATCAATGAAATGGAAGTGATTTCCAAGGTCCAACATCGAAATCTCGTTCGACTCCTTGGATGCTGTGCCGAGCAAGATGAAAAACTATTAATCTATGAgttcatgccaaacaagggtctaGATGCATTTCTTTTTG ATCCTCTCAAACGAGAGCAACTGGATTGGAGAAGACGGTTCAACATCATTGATGGAATTTGTCGAGGCCTACTATACCTTCACCGTGACTCCAGACTACGGATAATTCATAGAGATCTTAAGACGAGTAATATCCTGTTGGATGAAGAGctcaatccaagaatttcagactttggaaCGGCTAGAATATTTGGGGGAAAAGAAGATCAAGCAGATACACTAAGAGTTATTGGAACCTA TGGTTACATGGCTCCAGAATATGCAATGGAAGGGCGGTTTTCGGAAAAATCAGATGTCTTTAGCTTTGGGGTAGTATTGCTGGAGATTGTAAGTGGAAGACAGAACAATAGCTTCAATGAGGAAGATCAGTCCTTGAGCCTGTTAGGATTG GCATGGAAATATTGGGAGGAAGACAATGTACTTGCGCTAGTGGACCCTAAAATTTCTGTTGGATGCTCCGAGATTGAGATCATAAGGTGTATAAATGTGGGGCTGCTTTGTACACAAGAACTTGCAACTAATAGGCCTACCATTTCAACTGTCATTTCAATGATTAGCAATGAAATTGTTGGTCTTCCTCGTCCGAACAAACCTGCATTCACCGAGAGGCAAACAACTACAGACACAGGTTCCTCCAGACAAAGTCAGAAAAAATACTCTGCCAACAATGTCACTATTACCGCTCTTGAAGGCAGATAA